The sequence GGTCAACCTCCGCTGGCAACGCCGACACCACCTCCCCCCCCTCTGAAGGCAGAGGCCGGGCAGCGGGGCGACGTGCGCCGTCGCCCCGCTGCCCATTCAGCTACTGCGCAACGGGTCTTCAGTTATTCGCCTGGCGGTCTGGTAGTCGAAGACAAGTGGAGTGCCAGATGCGACCGAGTGACGAAATGGTGTACTGCCAGGCCAGCCCTTTCGCCGCCCGCCTGGGCATGAATTGCGATAACGAGGGTTGACCGGGGAGTGCGCAGATGCAGGGATACGGCACCCTCACTGTGGGGGAGCCGGGCACGGAGTGCAAGACAGACATCCCAGTATATTGGAAGCCAACGCGACACCGTGCGCGGTTCCGAGAGGACAGGGATGCTGGGAACGTTCGAGAAGGCCAGGGCCGTGCTGGACCTGTACACGATGGAACGCCCCGAGTGGGGCGTAACTGAAGTTGCGCGGACGCTCGGCATGCCGACCTCCAGTGCCCACGTCCTGCTTGCCTCGCTGGCGCACATGGGGTTGCTGCACCGGACGCTGGCAGGCCGTTACCGGTTGGGCTTCAAGCTGCTCGCCTTGACTCAGGTGCTGCTCGCCAACACGCCCTGGCGGGAGGTCGCGCAGGAGGAAATGGGCCGCCTGGCGCAGGCCTTCGGGGAGACGCTGCACCTGACCGCCTTTGATGGGGGGCAGATCGTGCCGGTCGCGGGCTTACAGGGCCGACTGCCGGGCAGCGTCCGCCTGCTCGGGGTGGGGACGGTCCTCCCCGCCCACACCAGCGCGAGCGGCAAGCTGCTGCTGGCCCACCGGCCCCGTGAGGTGGTGGAGGCCGTGCTGGCCGCCGCGGGGGACGTCTCCGGAACGGTCCAGGTGTGGGACACGTTGGCGGAGGAGCTGGAGCAGATCCGCTCAGACGGATACGCCAGGGAGGCGAGCGAACACCACCCGGCCGTCTGCTCCCTGGCAGCTCCGGTCCGCAACCACAACGGCGAGGTGATCGCGGCAATGGAGTTCAGTCTGCCTCTCGACCGCTACTCGGACCGGCAAGAACAAGTGCGCGACGCGCTGATGCAGGCCTGTGCCGCGATTTCCTCACGGATCGGGTACCAGCCGGAGCTTTCAGGCAAGAGGCCCATGGTATGGGTGTCCGTGGGGGGGCGCGAGGAATTGCGCCCGGCTCCCCGGCGCTCCCGCAGAAAAGGCCACTCAAGGTCCTCCTCCAGTTGAGGTGGGCCGGTGGATTGAACACCCAGGAGCGGCCACCTTCGCCTCCGGCATAGGCTGACGGTGCCGTGAAGGAGCCTGTGTACCCGGACACACCCACCGCCGTGAGTTCAAACCGGAGAGCGTCAACCCGGTCAAGCGCGGTCAGAAGACCAGCGCTCAGCCCCGCCATATTCCCGCCCCCTATGTCATCCGCCGCTGGGATAAGAGGTGGAGGCTCCCAGGGAAGCGGCCTTCACCGGGCAGGCCTCCACGAAACAGGCGCTTGAACAGCGAATTGCCGAGCTAGAGCGGTTCTGCGGGCCGTGGTCGGGAGTAATGGCGAGAGCCATAAGCAGGGAATCGGGCGAACTCATATCTGAACAGATTTACATATGAAGGTCCGCTCAGGTACACTGGGCACATGACGTCTTCGCCTTCCCGCGCTGATGCCCCTTCACCGGATGCGGCCCACCTGACGTATTTCGTGGACGGGATGGACTGCGCCAGTTGTGTCCAGAAAGTGGAACGGATGGTGGCCACGCTGCCGGGGACGGCGGACGTGAAAACCAGTTTCACCAGACAGACCCTGAGTTTGGACCTGGATGAGACGCAGACCGGCCGGACCACCCTGGAGCGCAACCTCAAGGCCCTCGGCTACACGCCCTCGCTGCTTGGCCCCGTGGCAGGCGCAGGACCAGGCCCGGCCACCGAACACCAGCCCGGTGACCATGACCACGACCACCACGAACATGACCACGCGGGTCACGAGTCCGCCCATAGCCATGAAGCGCCAAAACCGGGTCAGCCCTGGTATGCCACGGGGCAGGGCAAGCTGGTCGTCACCTCCGGCGTCCTGCTGGCCCTCGCCTGGCTGTTCAGCTTCATCGAGCCGCGGTTTGCCACGTACGGCTTCATTGCCGCCACCGTGCTGGGCGTCTGGCCCCTGGCGAAAAAAGCCTTCGCCAGCGCCCGTCTGGGCGATCCCTTCAGCATCAACATGCTGGTCAGCCTCGCCGCCATCGGCGCTGTCCTGATCGGGCAGGCGGCCGAGGGGTCCGTGGTGGTGTTCTTCTTCGCGGTCGGAGAGCTGCTGGAGGGGATCGCCGCCGGACGGGCGCGGGCCGGCATTCAGGCGCTGGCGGCGCTGGCCCCCAAGACGGCCCTGCTGCTGGAGAACGGCCAGACCCGCGAGGTGCCCGCCGACTCGCTCGGCGTCGGGCAGACCGTGCAGGTCAACCCAGGCGCACGGGTGCCCGCCGACGGCACCATCCTCTCGGGCACCTCCAGCCTCGACGACAGCCCCGTGACGGGCGAGAGCGTTCCCGTCGTCAAGAGCGCCGGAAACACCGTCTACGCGGGGAGCATCAACACGGATGGGGCGCTGACCGTCCGGGTCGACAAGGCCGCCTCGGACAACACCATCGCCCGGATCATTCATATGGTCGAGGAGGCCGAGGGGAGCAAGGCCCACACCGCCCGCTTTATCGACCGCTTCAGCCGGTACTACACGCCGGGCGTCGTGGCCGTGTCCGCTCTCGTCGCCCTCGTGCCGCCGCTGCTTTTTGGGGCCGCCTGGTATCCCTGGCTCTACAAGGGGATCGCCCTGCTCCTCATCGGCTGCCCCTGCGCGCTGGTGCTGAGCGTGCCCGCGGCGATCACCAGCGGCATCAGCGCCGGAACCCGCCGGGGCCTGCTGATCAAGGGCGGCGCGGCCCTGGAGAGCATCGGGAGCGTGAAAACAGTCGCCTTCGACAAGACCGGCACGCTCACTGCGGGCAAGCCCCGCGTCACCGATGTGGTGGGACAGGACCGCAACGAGGTCCTGCGCCTGGCCGCCGCCGTGGAATCGGGCAGCAGCCACCCCCTGGCCAGGGCGATCACCGACGCGGCGAAGGGGGCAAACCTCACCCTGCCCGCCGTGACGGACGCCCAGGCCATCCCCGGCAAAGCCGTCACAGCCACGGTCGAGGGCCGTCCCCTCAGCGTCTCCTCGCCCCGGCACGCGGCCACCCTGACGCCCCTGCCCGCGCAGCTTCAGGCCGCCATTCAGACCTTCGAGGAACAGGGGCGCACGGCGGTGGTGCTGCTGGACGGCACCAGCCCCCTGGGTGTGCTCGCCATCCGCGACGAACCCCGCTCGGACGCACGAGAAGCTCTCGCGCAGCTCCGCGGCCTGGGCGTGAACACGGTCATGCTCACGGGGGACAACGCCCGCACCGGCCAGGCCATCGGGCAGGACCTGGGCCTCGACGTGCAGGCGGACCTGCTGCCGGAGGACAAACTGCGGCTCATCGCGGACCTCAAGGCCAGAGGCGGGGTGGCGATGGTGGGGGACGGCATCAACGACGCGCCGGCCCTGGCCCAGTCGGACGTGGGTATCGCGATGGGGGGCGGCACGGACGTGGCCCTCGAAACCGCCGACGCGGCCCTGCTGGGCGAGCGCGTCACGGGCGTCGCGGACCTGGTGCGGCTCTCCCGGGCGACCATGGGGAACATCAAGGTCAACATCGCCTTCGCGCTGGGCCTCAAGCTGATCTTCCTGATCACCACCCTGCTCGGGTACACGAACCTGTGGATGGCGATTCTCGCGGATACGGGGGCCACGGCCCTCGTCACCGCGAACGCCCTGCGCCTGCTGCGCTGGAAGGGCAGTTCGGCCCCAGCCACCCGGCCCGCGCTGCCCCACGCCGCCCCGCGCGAAGCCTGAGGAGCGGTTCATGCCCGACGTGACCCTCTACACCGTGCCCAACTGCGCCGACTGTGAGGCCGTCAAACGGCTCCTGGGGCACGAAGGCGTCCCTTTCGTCGAGAAGAACGTCCGCGCCGACCCCGAGGCCCTGGCCGAGATGCAGCGCCGGGCGGGCGTCCGTATCGCCCCGGTGACGGTCATCGGTGAGCAGGCCTTTTACGGGCCGTTCGACGGCCAGCGGCCCCGCATCCTCGCGGCGCTGCGGAAGGGGTGAACGGGTGGCCGCACCCCTCCCCGAGATCCTCACCCTGACGCTGATTCCGGTGGCGGCCACCATTCTCGGCGGGGTGGCAGCCAGCTTCCGCACGCCGGGTGAGCGGCTGCGGAGCTTCGTGCAGCACTTCGCGGCGGGCGTGGTGTTCGCGGCGGTGGCGGGTGAACTGCTGCCCGAGATCACCCAGGGCCACCAACCGCTCGGGGTGGTCATCGGCTTTGTGCTGGGTGTGGCCGTGATGCTGGCGCTCCGGCAGATTGCCGGGTGGCTGGAACGCCCGTTGGCCGACGGGGGCAGGCAGCCGAGCGGCAACCTCGGCCTGATCACGGTGGTCGGCATTGACGTGCTGATCGATGGCCTCCTGATCGGCGTGGGCTTCGCCGCGGGCGCACGGGTGGGCACGCTGCTGGTGGTGGCCCTGACGCTGGAACTGCTGTTTCTGGGCGTCTCGGTGGCGTCCAGCCTCGGTCAGGTGGGGACACCTCCCGGCCGCACCATCCTGACGGTGACAGGGCTGAGCCTGCTGGTCATCCTGGGGGCGCTGCTGGGGAGCACGCTGCTTCAGGGCCTCTCCGGTCTGGCGCTGGAGATCGTGCTGTCCTTCGGTGCAGCCGCCCTGCTGTTCCTGGTGACCGAGGAGCTGCTGACCGAGGCCCACGAGGTAAAGGAAACGCCGCTGATCACGGCGGCCTTCTTCGCGGGCTTCGTGGCCCTCTATCTGCTGGAGCTGATGTCGTGAGGCGGAAACCTGTGGTCCTGATCGCAGCGCTGCTGGGAATCGAGGGCCTGCTGAAAGCCTGGGCAGTGGCGAACCTCTCGCCGGGAGTCGGCCGCGCCCTGCTGCCCGGCCTGCTGCACCTGGGCTTCACCCTGAATCCTGGGATGGCCTGGGGCCTGCTGGGGGGCCTGACCGCGCCCCTGGCCGCCTTGCGCCTGCTGGTCGGCCTGGTGATCGTGGCGGCCCTGCTGTCCGGGCGGGTCCGCCTGGGCTGGGGGTGGCCGCTCGCGCTGATCGCCGCTGGGGCACTGGGCAACGCCCTGGATGGTCTGATGCGCGGTGCAGTGGTCGACTACCTTACGTCCCCCCTGCTGGACAGCCTCACCCGCCCACTGACAGGGGAGACCTTCCCAATTTTCAACCTGTCGGATGTTCTCGTCTTCAGTGGGGCCGCCGGACTGCTGCTGCACGCGGGGTGGACGGAACGCCGTGCGGGACGTCCCACGCCGGACCGACGTGGTCCTTCTCAGACCAAGGAGAACCCATGAAGAGACTTATCCTGCTGACCTTGTCCGTCCTGCTCTCTGCCTGCAACCAGGGAAGCGGTGAGATACAGGGGATCAAGACCTTCCAGAACGAGGGTGGCACCCACCAGGAGGGCCGTATCGCCTACGCCCAGACGCCCCCCGCGGGCGGACCGCACAATCCGGCCTGGCAGAACTGCGGCGTGTATAACCGGCCGCTCTACGACGAGTATGCCGTGCACAGCCTGGAACACGGCGCGGTCTGGATCACCTACCGGGCGGGGCTGCCCGCCGAGCAGGTCGAAGCGTTGAAGAAGCTGGTGGACGGCCGCACCTATGCCCTGCTCTCCCCCCATGAGACGCAGACCGCGCCCGTGGTGCTGAGCGCCTGGAACCGGCAGCTGGAGGTGCAGGATGCCAGTGACCCGCGCATCAAGCCGTTTTTGCAGCAGTACGAGCAGGGTGGAGAAGCCCCGGAGGTGGGTGCCTCGTGCAGCGGCGCGTACGGGGGCACGGTCTGATGCGGGGCCTGGCCGCCGGCCTCCTCGGGGTGGCCCTGCTGAGCAGCGCACTCGCCCTGGGCTGGCCCCGCCCGCCCGCCGAAGGCAGTGCGGCGGTCACCTTCGCCCGGGACATGAGTGCCCATCACGTGCAGGCCGTGGACATGAGCGTGACGCTGTTCAAGCGGGCGGCTGATCCGGCGGTGAAATTGCTCGCACAGGACGTCATTCTGACGCAGCAGGCGCAGATCGGGCAGATGCAGGGCTGGCTGATGGCCTGGGGCCGGCCGCTGGCGGGCCGCGACGCCCCAATGGCGGGGATGGAGCGCGCCAGCATGGGCCTCGCCTCCCCCGCGGAGGAGCGAGAGTTGCAGCACCTGCCCGTCAGCACGGCCGAGACCCGCTATCTGGTGCTGCTGCGCCGCCACCATCAGGGGGGCGTGGCGATGGCAAAGTCGGCCCTGCGGACCGTGCAGCGCCCGGAAGTGCAGGCCTTTGCCAAGCGGATGGTCGCCGCCCAGACCTCCGAGATC is a genomic window of Deinococcus carri containing:
- a CDS encoding IclR family transcriptional regulator, with protein sequence MLGTFEKARAVLDLYTMERPEWGVTEVARTLGMPTSSAHVLLASLAHMGLLHRTLAGRYRLGFKLLALTQVLLANTPWREVAQEEMGRLAQAFGETLHLTAFDGGQIVPVAGLQGRLPGSVRLLGVGTVLPAHTSASGKLLLAHRPREVVEAVLAAAGDVSGTVQVWDTLAEELEQIRSDGYAREASEHHPAVCSLAAPVRNHNGEVIAAMEFSLPLDRYSDRQEQVRDALMQACAAISSRIGYQPELSGKRPMVWVSVGGREELRPAPRRSRRKGHSRSSSS
- a CDS encoding heavy metal translocating P-type ATPase; this encodes MTSSPSRADAPSPDAAHLTYFVDGMDCASCVQKVERMVATLPGTADVKTSFTRQTLSLDLDETQTGRTTLERNLKALGYTPSLLGPVAGAGPGPATEHQPGDHDHDHHEHDHAGHESAHSHEAPKPGQPWYATGQGKLVVTSGVLLALAWLFSFIEPRFATYGFIAATVLGVWPLAKKAFASARLGDPFSINMLVSLAAIGAVLIGQAAEGSVVVFFFAVGELLEGIAAGRARAGIQALAALAPKTALLLENGQTREVPADSLGVGQTVQVNPGARVPADGTILSGTSSLDDSPVTGESVPVVKSAGNTVYAGSINTDGALTVRVDKAASDNTIARIIHMVEEAEGSKAHTARFIDRFSRYYTPGVVAVSALVALVPPLLFGAAWYPWLYKGIALLLIGCPCALVLSVPAAITSGISAGTRRGLLIKGGAALESIGSVKTVAFDKTGTLTAGKPRVTDVVGQDRNEVLRLAAAVESGSSHPLARAITDAAKGANLTLPAVTDAQAIPGKAVTATVEGRPLSVSSPRHAATLTPLPAQLQAAIQTFEEQGRTAVVLLDGTSPLGVLAIRDEPRSDAREALAQLRGLGVNTVMLTGDNARTGQAIGQDLGLDVQADLLPEDKLRLIADLKARGGVAMVGDGINDAPALAQSDVGIAMGGGTDVALETADAALLGERVTGVADLVRLSRATMGNIKVNIAFALGLKLIFLITTLLGYTNLWMAILADTGATALVTANALRLLRWKGSSAPATRPALPHAAPREA
- a CDS encoding glutaredoxin family protein, with the translated sequence MPDVTLYTVPNCADCEAVKRLLGHEGVPFVEKNVRADPEALAEMQRRAGVRIAPVTVIGEQAFYGPFDGQRPRILAALRKG
- a CDS encoding transporter, which translates into the protein MAAPLPEILTLTLIPVAATILGGVAASFRTPGERLRSFVQHFAAGVVFAAVAGELLPEITQGHQPLGVVIGFVLGVAVMLALRQIAGWLERPLADGGRQPSGNLGLITVVGIDVLIDGLLIGVGFAAGARVGTLLVVALTLELLFLGVSVASSLGQVGTPPGRTILTVTGLSLLVILGALLGSTLLQGLSGLALEIVLSFGAAALLFLVTEELLTEAHEVKETPLITAAFFAGFVALYLLELMS
- a CDS encoding signal peptidase II translates to MRRKPVVLIAALLGIEGLLKAWAVANLSPGVGRALLPGLLHLGFTLNPGMAWGLLGGLTAPLAALRLLVGLVIVAALLSGRVRLGWGWPLALIAAGALGNALDGLMRGAVVDYLTSPLLDSLTRPLTGETFPIFNLSDVLVFSGAAGLLLHAGWTERRAGRPTPDRRGPSQTKENP
- a CDS encoding DUF3105 domain-containing protein; translated protein: MKRLILLTLSVLLSACNQGSGEIQGIKTFQNEGGTHQEGRIAYAQTPPAGGPHNPAWQNCGVYNRPLYDEYAVHSLEHGAVWITYRAGLPAEQVEALKKLVDGRTYALLSPHETQTAPVVLSAWNRQLEVQDASDPRIKPFLQQYEQGGEAPEVGASCSGAYGGTV
- a CDS encoding DUF305 domain-containing protein: MQRRVRGHGLMRGLAAGLLGVALLSSALALGWPRPPAEGSAAVTFARDMSAHHVQAVDMSVTLFKRAADPAVKLLAQDVILTQQAQIGQMQGWLMAWGRPLAGRDAPMAGMERASMGLASPAEERELQHLPVSTAETRYLVLLRRHHQGGVAMAKSALRTVQRPEVQAFAKRMVAAQTSEIKAIDALLARRMAGGQPAQPEMDGMAHE